Part of the Desulfovibrio sp. ZJ209 genome, TCGGCGGCGTCTCGCTCAAGGACGAAAAGGAGATGGGCCACAAGTTCGACGTCATGGTGCGCTCGCACCTGCCCATCGTGGAAGACCCGGAAGTGAGCCTTTATGTGGCGGACTTGCTCAAGCGCCTCGTCAAGGCCATACCGCCGCAGCCCTTCGATTTCACTTCCTCCGTGGTGCTCCACAACGCGCTCAACGCCTTTGCCGTGCCGGGCGGCTATGTCTTCGTGTTCACCGGCATGATCATGAACCTGGAGCGCGAGGAAGAGCTCGCCGGCGTGCTCGCCCATGAGCTCGCCCATGTGACGCAGCGCCATGTGGCCTCCCGTCTGGAGCGCGCCCAGTATCTCACCCTGGGCTCCCTGCTGGTGGCCATCGCCGGCGTGGCCCTGGGCGGGCCGGCCGGTGGCGCCGCGGCCGTGAGTGCCGCCGGGGCGAGCCAGTCGGCCATGCTCAATTACAGCCGCCTCGATGAAAGCGAGGCCGACAACCTTGGCCTGCAATACCTCGTGGCCGCGGGCTATCCTCCCGCCGGCATGGTGGGCGGCTTCAAGGTGCTGCGCCACAAGAACTGGATGAGCGGGGTCAATATCCCCACCTATCTTTCCACGCACCCGGCCATCGGCGACCGCGTGAACAGCCTCCAGGCCCGCATCGAGACGCTCCCCGCGTCCGTGCGCAACCGCACGGCGGACAACAGCCGCTTCCAGCGCGTCAAGACGCTCCTCTGGGCGCGCTACGGCGACGAGCAGGCGGCCTTGCAGCGCTTTTCGGGCAAGGACGGCCTCTCGCGCATGGGCCGGGGCATCGTGCTCGCGCGCCAGAACCGCGTCAACGAAGCCGCGGCCGCCTTTGACGAAGCGCTCGCCGCGGCCCCGCACGACCCGCTCGTGCTGCGCGAGGCCGGGGCCTTTCACTACCGCAAGGGCAGCATGGACCGCGCCGAGACCCTGCTGCGCGAAGCCATGCGCCGCGACCCCAAGGACTTCATGGCCTCCTTCTTTTATGCCCGCATGCTGGACGAGACCGGGCGCCAGCGGGAGGCCGGCAAGTATTATACGGATGTCCTGCGCCATGTGCCGCAGGACCCGGAAGTGCACCAGGCCTATGCCCGCTCGCTGGGCAACGCCGGCAAGACCGCGGACGCCTATATCCACATGACTTACAGCGCGCTCTATGCCAACAACCGCAAGCTCACGGAGCGCTATTTCAACCAGGCCAAGGCCCTCGCCGCCAAGGCGTCGGACAGGCGCGCCTTCCAGCGGCTTGAGGCCGCCTATAGGGAACGGAAGGAAATCTGGGACAAGAGCTGATGATGGAAACGCATGCCACCACCATTCTCGCCGTGAAGAAAAACGGCCAGGTCGCCATGGCCGGCGACGGCCAGGTGACGCTCGGCCAGAACATGATCATGAAGCACACGGCCCACAAGGTGCGCCGCCTCAACGACGGCCGCGTGCTCGCCGGTTTTGCCGGCGCCACGGCCGACGCCTTTACCCTGTTCGAGCTCTTCGAGGCCAAGCTCAAGGAAATGCGGGGCAATCTCCTGCGCGCCGCCGTGGAGATGACCAAGGAATGGCGCAAGGACAAATACCTGCGCAAGCTCGAGGCCATGCTGCTCCTGGCCGATGCCGAGCATTTGCTGCTCGTTTCGGGCACGGGCGATGTCATCGAGCCGGATGACGACGTGGCGGCCATCGGCAGCGGCGGCCCCTATGCCCTCGCCGCAGCGCGGGCCCTCTTGCGCCACAGCCAGCTCGATGCGGCGGGCGTCGCGCGCGAGGCCATGGCCATCGCCGCGCAGATCTGCGTCTACACCAATGACCGCCTGACGCTGGAAACCCTGTGATCCGCCTTCGCGCAGGCTGCAAGGTGAATCTCGGCCTGCGCGTCCTCGGCCGCAGGCCCGACGGCTATCACGAGCTCGACTCCCTCTTCTGGCCGCTGGCGTGGCCCTGCGACGAGCTCCGCGTGCGCCTTCGGCCCGGCTCCGGCATCACAGTGCGCTGCGATGCGCCCGGCATCGACCCGGCGCGCAACACGCTCACCAAGGCCCATGCGGCCTTCGCGGCCATTGCCGGCACGGCGCCGGGCCTTGACGTGGAGCTCGTCAAGCGCATCCCGAGCGGCGCGGGCCTTGGCGGCGGCAGCAGCGATGCCGCCGCGCTCCTCCTCTGGCTCAATTCCCTCCTTGCCGAGGCGCTGCCGCATGAAGAGCTTGCACGGGCGGCTGTGGCGGTGGGCGCGGACGTGCCCTTCTTTCTCCAGGCGCGCCCAAGCCGCGTCACCGGCATCGGCGACGTGGTGGAGCCCCTGACCCTCCCCGCCCCTCCCCTCTGGCTCGTGCTCGCCTGCCCTGGCATCCATGTGTCCACGGCCGAAACCTTCGCGAGGCTCGATGAACTGCGGGCCGGCAACACTCCCCCTCCACCCGCTCCCTGCCAAAACGACTTGACAAACAACGCGGGCGCGGATAATGGAAATCGTCTTATTGGAGCGGCGCGCCTTGACCTCGAAAATGACCTTGAGGCCGCCGTCTTTCCCCGGCATCCGCAGCTTGCCGGACTCAAGGCGGAGTTCGCGCGGCTCGGGGCGCTTTCGGCCGGCATGACCGGCAGCGGCTCAAGCGTGTTCGGGCTTTTTGCGGCCGAGGCTGCCGCCCGATATGCCGTGGCCCGGCTGCGCGGCCGATATCCGCGCGTCTATTGCCAGGCGCTGGGAACTGCTGGGATGTAGCCAAGTGGTAAGGCAACGGGTTTTGGCTCCGTCATCCGAAGGTTCGAGCCCTTCCATCCCAGCCAATCAGCGGCAGCGCCGGATGACAGCTGTCGGTTCTTGAACGGATTTGCCAAGGCGGCTCCATGTTCAGCGACCTGAAAATCGTCACGGGTTCTGCCAATCCCGAGCTTGCCCGGTCCATCTGCGACCACTTGGGCTGCCAGCTCACCCCCACCCTTGCCACGACCTTCAGTGACGGCGAGCTGCGCGTCGAGATCGGCGACAATGTGCGCGAGGACGACGTTTTTGTCGTCCAGCCCACCTGCCCGCCGGACGTGAACCGCAACTTCATGCAGCTCTGCCTCATGATGGACGCCCTCAAGCGCGCGAGCGCCGGGCGCATCACCGCGGTCATCCCCTACTACGCCTATGCCCGGCAGGACCGCAAGGTCAGCCCGCGCGCGCCCATCAGCGCCAAGATGGTGGCCGATTTCATCAGCGTTGCCGGGGCCGACCGCGTCGTCACCATTGACCTGCACGCCGGGCAGATCCAGGGCTTCTTCAACTGCCCGGTGGACAATCTTTTTGCCGTGCCCGTCATGATGGACAGCCTGCGCGACCTGCATGCCGACAATATCGTCATCGTTTCGCCGGATGCGGGCGGTGTGGAACGCGCGAGGGCCTATGCCAAGCGGCTCAACGCGCCCCTCGCCATCGTGGACAAGCGGCGCGACAAGCCCAATCAGGCCCAGGCCATGCACGTCATCGGCGATGTGGAGGGCAAGGTCGCCATCGTGGTGGACGACATGATCGACACCGCGGGCACGCTCTGCGCCGGCGCGGAGGTGCTGCTCAACTACGGCGCCACGCGCATCGTGGCCTGCGCGACGCACCCGGTGCTTTCCGGGCCGGCCATCGACCGCATCAATGCGACCGACGCCCTCTCGCAGGTCATCGTGACGGACACCATCCCCATCGGCGACAAGCTGGAGCGCTGCCCCAAGCTCAAGGTGGCATCCGTGGCCGCGCTTCTTGGCAAGACCATCCATAATATCCATACGGGTTCCTCGGTGAGCGTGCTCTTTGTGTAGCGGGCCGGGGAAATCATCAGGGAAGAACAATTTCCGCACGTTTCGGCGGTCAGCAAGGAGAGCGAGATGAGCATCGAAAAAACATTGAATGTCCAGAAGCGTGATGGCCGCGGCAAGGGCCCCAGCGGCCGTCTGCGTTCCAAGGATCTGGTGCCGGGCGTCTTCTACACCGCCACAGGCGAGAACGTTATGGTCCAGGCGCCCACCCTGCCGCTTGAAAAGCTCTATGAATCCGTGGGGCATACCACGGTGTTCAACCTCGAGATCGACGACAACGGCACCAAGGAAGTGCATCCCGTGCTCATCTGGCAGGTGCAGCGCCATCCTTACAAGAACTGCTTTCTCCATATCGACTATTACGGCGTGGATCTCGACAAGGAAGTCAAGGTCGATGTGCCGCTGGAATTTGTGGGCGTTGCCAAGGGCACCAAGCTTGGCGGCATCTTGGAGACTTACCGCGAGAACGTGCGCCTGGCGAGCAAGCCCATGGACATGCCGCAGAAGGTCGTGGTGGACGTGACGGACATGAATATCGGCGACACCATTTCCGTGGCCGACCTCAAGCTGCCCGAAAATGTCTCCGCCGTGCATGACCGCAATTTCGCCATCGTCAGCGTGCTTGCCAAGAGCAAGGACGATGCGGGCGAAGAGGGCGAGGGCGAGGCGGCCGCCGAATAGCCCTTTCCCGGCTGGCGGCGCTTCCCGGCCCTTGCGCCTTGCGCCGCACGGAACCTGTCTTCATTCCGAGGCCGGCCCATCGCGGGTCGGCCTCTTCATGTCAGAGCCTGATCCCCGGAAGCCCATGCCGCCAGCCCCGCACTTCCAGCGCCTTGAACACGAGGGCCGCCGCTTCACCCTTGAGCTCTGGGCCAATCCCGGCGCCGGCAGCGTGCTCGTCTATCCGGGCACCATGCTCTCGCCCCGGCAATACCGGCCGCTCATGCGCGCCCTGCATGACGCGGGCCTTGCCGTGGCCGGCCTGCATCTCGAAGGGCATGGCGTCAATCCGCACAGGGACGGCTTCACTTTTGCCTCGCTTCTTGAAGACGGCCTCCATGCGGAGCGCTGGCTGCACGAGGCAGGCCTGGGGCCTGTGGCCGTGTGCGGGCACAGCCAAGGGGGCATCCTCGCCACGGCGCATGCCGGAAAATCGCGCACCCTCACGGCGGCATTCGCCATCTGCACCATATTGCCGCAAATGCCGGAGGCCATCGGCCTGACGCGCTTTGCGCGGCTTGCCGGGCAGCGCGACCGGCTCGAGCGCGGCATCGACCGCCTCGGGCGCGCCCTCCCGTGGCTGCCCGTGACCGTGAACTGGTATCTCTCCGTGCGCAGGGTCATGGCTGGGCATGGAGCGCTCAACATGGACAGGCGCGGCAGCCGCATGAGCTACCCACTGGGTTTTCTGGCGAGCCTGTTCAGTGCCCGCGTTTCCCCGCTGCTCCATTGCCCGTTCCGGCTCTATAATGCGCGCGATGACGCCCTGTTCACGCCCGAACTTGCGAGCGCCGTGTTCCGCGGGATCAGGGCGCCGCAAAAAAGGCTTGTCTGGCTTTTGAGGGGCGGCCATCTTGCGCCCATGGCGCCGCGAGAGGCCACCTTCATCGCCCGGGACGCGGCCGCCGTCTGCGCGGGCCTCGGCATGCCGCTGCGCCTCCAGGCGGCGGGAGCCTGACGCCGGGACCGGCCCGAAAATCGTTCTGTGAGGGAGACTTCCATGGACTATACTGGCGCCCTGGTGGGCCTTGGCAATCCCGGCAACCGCTTTGCGGGCACGCGGCACAACCTGGGCTTCGCCTTTGTGGACTTCGTGCTCGGGCACGCGCGCGAGGCCGGGCAGGTGGAAGCCCTCAACGGAGCGCGCTTCCAGTGCGATCTCTGGCGCTTCCGCATGAAGGGCCTCTCCGGGCCTTGGCTTGCGGCCAAGCCGCTCACCATGATGAACGCGAGCGGCCATTGCGTCCAGCCTCTCCTCGCCTGGCACAAGATAGCGCCGGCGAGGCTGGTGGTGGCCCATGACGAGCTCGACATCCCCCCCGGCGAGTTGCGCTACAAATTCGGCGGCGGCAATGCCGGGCACAATGGGCTCGCCTCCATCTGCGAGCAATTGGGCAGCCCGGATTTCGGGCGCCTGCGCATCGGCATCGGCCGCCCCCCGCACAAGGGCGATATCATCAACTGGGTTCTCGGGCGGCCGGCCGCGGAAGATGCGAGGCGCATTGAGGAGGTCATGCCCGCCGCGCTCGAGGTCTTTCTTGCGGCCGCATCGGGCGATGCAGGCAAGGCCGCCCGGCTGGCGCGCAGCGCCGGGACGCCGGCCCGCTGAGAAAAAGAAAAATCGGTCTCCCCTGCTGGACACCCATTCGTAAATCCGATATGATTTTAACACAGTCGTATTTTGGCGCCTTTGCGCAACCGTGTTTTTGTCCCTGCCTCCCCCCTACGGGAATCGGCCACCCGGGCGCAGCCGGAATGCCGTCCGCAGCGATGAACCGACTCTTCACAATCTGCGTAGTTGCGCCGCACAGCGCAGGGAAGGCATATGTTCTCACCGGACAAG contains:
- a CDS encoding M48 family metallopeptidase — translated: MSFNNHRNPHPFRRVTALLAIIVLLLPLAFPPCARAFFFGGVSLKDEKEMGHKFDVMVRSHLPIVEDPEVSLYVADLLKRLVKAIPPQPFDFTSSVVLHNALNAFAVPGGYVFVFTGMIMNLEREEELAGVLAHELAHVTQRHVASRLERAQYLTLGSLLVAIAGVALGGPAGGAAAVSAAGASQSAMLNYSRLDESEADNLGLQYLVAAGYPPAGMVGGFKVLRHKNWMSGVNIPTYLSTHPAIGDRVNSLQARIETLPASVRNRTADNSRFQRVKTLLWARYGDEQAALQRFSGKDGLSRMGRGIVLARQNRVNEAAAAFDEALAAAPHDPLVLREAGAFHYRKGSMDRAETLLREAMRRDPKDFMASFFYARMLDETGRQREAGKYYTDVLRHVPQDPEVHQAYARSLGNAGKTADAYIHMTYSALYANNRKLTERYFNQAKALAAKASDRRAFQRLEAAYRERKEIWDKS
- the hslV gene encoding ATP-dependent protease subunit HslV produces the protein METHATTILAVKKNGQVAMAGDGQVTLGQNMIMKHTAHKVRRLNDGRVLAGFAGATADAFTLFELFEAKLKEMRGNLLRAAVEMTKEWRKDKYLRKLEAMLLLADAEHLLLVSGTGDVIEPDDDVAAIGSGGPYALAAARALLRHSQLDAAGVAREAMAIAAQICVYTNDRLTLETL
- the ispE gene encoding 4-(cytidine 5'-diphospho)-2-C-methyl-D-erythritol kinase; this translates as MIRLRAGCKVNLGLRVLGRRPDGYHELDSLFWPLAWPCDELRVRLRPGSGITVRCDAPGIDPARNTLTKAHAAFAAIAGTAPGLDVELVKRIPSGAGLGGGSSDAAALLLWLNSLLAEALPHEELARAAVAVGADVPFFLQARPSRVTGIGDVVEPLTLPAPPLWLVLACPGIHVSTAETFARLDELRAGNTPPPPAPCQNDLTNNAGADNGNRLIGAARLDLENDLEAAVFPRHPQLAGLKAEFARLGALSAGMTGSGSSVFGLFAAEAAARYAVARLRGRYPRVYCQALGTAGM
- a CDS encoding ribose-phosphate pyrophosphokinase, producing MFSDLKIVTGSANPELARSICDHLGCQLTPTLATTFSDGELRVEIGDNVREDDVFVVQPTCPPDVNRNFMQLCLMMDALKRASAGRITAVIPYYAYARQDRKVSPRAPISAKMVADFISVAGADRVVTIDLHAGQIQGFFNCPVDNLFAVPVMMDSLRDLHADNIVIVSPDAGGVERARAYAKRLNAPLAIVDKRRDKPNQAQAMHVIGDVEGKVAIVVDDMIDTAGTLCAGAEVLLNYGATRIVACATHPVLSGPAIDRINATDALSQVIVTDTIPIGDKLERCPKLKVASVAALLGKTIHNIHTGSSVSVLFV
- a CDS encoding 50S ribosomal protein L25/general stress protein Ctc, which gives rise to MSIEKTLNVQKRDGRGKGPSGRLRSKDLVPGVFYTATGENVMVQAPTLPLEKLYESVGHTTVFNLEIDDNGTKEVHPVLIWQVQRHPYKNCFLHIDYYGVDLDKEVKVDVPLEFVGVAKGTKLGGILETYRENVRLASKPMDMPQKVVVDVTDMNIGDTISVADLKLPENVSAVHDRNFAIVSVLAKSKDDAGEEGEGEAAAE
- a CDS encoding alpha/beta fold hydrolase, whose amino-acid sequence is MPPAPHFQRLEHEGRRFTLELWANPGAGSVLVYPGTMLSPRQYRPLMRALHDAGLAVAGLHLEGHGVNPHRDGFTFASLLEDGLHAERWLHEAGLGPVAVCGHSQGGILATAHAGKSRTLTAAFAICTILPQMPEAIGLTRFARLAGQRDRLERGIDRLGRALPWLPVTVNWYLSVRRVMAGHGALNMDRRGSRMSYPLGFLASLFSARVSPLLHCPFRLYNARDDALFTPELASAVFRGIRAPQKRLVWLLRGGHLAPMAPREATFIARDAAAVCAGLGMPLRLQAAGA
- the pth gene encoding aminoacyl-tRNA hydrolase; translation: MDYTGALVGLGNPGNRFAGTRHNLGFAFVDFVLGHAREAGQVEALNGARFQCDLWRFRMKGLSGPWLAAKPLTMMNASGHCVQPLLAWHKIAPARLVVAHDELDIPPGELRYKFGGGNAGHNGLASICEQLGSPDFGRLRIGIGRPPHKGDIINWVLGRPAAEDARRIEEVMPAALEVFLAAASGDAGKAARLARSAGTPAR